The Pimelobacter simplex genomic sequence TCTGGAGCTTGAGGAGGTCGGCGAGCGGGGGCTGGTCCTGGCCCTTGGTGAGGGGCTTCCAGACGCGCTTGTAGCCGCAGGGGGTGGTGAAGCCCTCGTAGTGCATGCACAGGCGCTTCTCGAACGGCCGGAAGCCCATGCCGGTGTAGTTGTTGACCGACTCGACGCCGGCGACGTGGTACATGCTGCCGGGCAGGAAGTTCTTCCAGGCGCGGCGCAGCTTGCGGTCGTCGCCGGTCTGCTGGGCCTTCTTCTGCACCTTGCGGAGGTCGGCGAACTGCATCACCCGGCCGTCGAGGTCGCCGAAGCGCTTCTGGAGGGCCGCGACGTCGGTGGGGACGTGGTAGAGGCGGGCGCCGTCGTTCTCCTCGTAGACCTTGGCCTGGAGGCCGAGGGTGACCGCCGTCCCCCCGATCAGTACGACGGCCAGCAGCGAGGTCGCGCCCGCCCGGTAGTGGTGCACCAGCAGGGCCGCCGCGGTCAGGGCGGCGAGGACGAGGGCGCCGGCGAGCGTCGAGGCGAGCCAGGTCGGGTGCTGGGCCCAGGCCTGGAAGGACAGGGCGAGGACGACGGCGGCCGAGCCGGCCACGCGGGCGCGCCGGTGGTCGCGGGCCAGGCCCTTGCTGAGGACGATCGCGAGGGCGACGCCGAGGGCGAGGTAGAAGTACTCGATGAGGCGCAGCGGCCAGCGGAACAGCCACAGGTTCGAGGGGCCGAGCGTGAGGGCCAGGTAGAGGAGCCCGATCATGCCGAGGCCGGTCAGCTCGCGCCAGCGCTCGCGCACGACGCCGTAGCGGAGCCAGGGGAGCAGCGGCAGGATGAACCAGCAGAAGTAGGCGACCGGGACCTGGGTCGGCCCGGTGATCGAGATGATCGACGGGACGAAGGTCGGGTTGCTCATGCCGAGCAGGTCGCCGAGCTCGGGGCGCAGCTTGCCGTTGTTGCCGAAGACCGGGCCGTCCGAGCGCGCGGCGAGCTCGGAGGCGCGCAGCAGCGGGATGTAGATCAGGGGGAGCAGGGCGGCGACGAAGCCACCCGTCAGCACCAGCCGTACGGCGCCCGCCCGGTTGCGCGTGACCAGCCCCTCGATCACGAGCCCGAGGCCGACGACGACCACCGCGAGCGTGCCGTAGGGGTTGCCCTGGGTGACGCCGAGCGCACCGATGAGGAAGGCCCAGAACGGGTTCATCGCGCCGCGCAGGGTGCGCCGGAAGGCCCACCACACCCAGGGGGCGTAGGCGAACGCGGCGAGGCCGGCCGGCCAGGAGCCGGCGTCCCACCAGAGGGTGAAGCCGGAGAAGGGGAGCGCGATGGCGACCGCGGCGGCGGCCCACGGCTGGGCGTCGTACTCGCGGGCGACGAGGTAGGTGCCGAGGGCCAGCGCGACGAGGATCGCGATCTTGACCACGACGACGGCGAACAGCAGGTCGCCGGCGCCGGAGACGAAGAGCCAGATCAGCAGGTTGATCGGGTTCCAGATGCCGAAGAGCGCCTCGGCGGCGAAGTTGCCGCCCGCGAACGAGCTCGGGTCGAGGCCGATCGGCAGGCCGCTGTCGCGCACCGTCTGGCCGAGGTACCACCAGGTGGGGGCGAACTGGGCCGCGGAGTCGCCGCGCAGGTAGACCTCGCGGCTCCCGAGGAGGGGCAGCAGGCCGTAGAGGCCCGTCACCACGACGACTGCGAGGGGCCAGGTCAGCCGTTTGATCACGCGCGATCCTCGTTCAGGTTGATGAACTGCTCGTGCTCCTGGCCGAGCAGGACGGCGACCGGGGTCCGGTCGGGGCCGTCGCTGCTCTCCTTGAGCAGGAAGTGGGGGCGTTGCTTGGTCTCGAGGTAGATCCGGCCGAGGTACTCGCCGATCACGCCGAGCAGGATCATCTGGACGCCGCCGAAGCCGACGACGGTGCAGATGGTCGTGACGTAGCCGGGGGCCTGGTTGCCGTTGATGATCGCGTCGCCGAGCACCCACAGGGCGTAGACGAAGGCGACGAGCGAGATGAACGCGCCGAAGTAGATCGCCAGCCGCAGCGGCCGGGAGTTGAAGGAGACGACGCCGTCGATGCCGTAGTTGACCAGGCTGCGCATGCTCCACTTGGTCTCACCGCCGGCCCGGGCGACGTTCTCGTAGTCGACCACGGCGGTCTCGAAGCCGATCCACGAGAACAGGCCCTTGGAGAACCGGTTGTACTCGCCCACGGCGAGCAGCGCCCGGACCGCGCGGCGGCTGAGCACCCGGAAGTCGCCGGCGCCGTCCTCGAGGGTGACGTCGATGAGCCGGTTGAAGACCCGGTAGTAGGCCTTGGAGAAGAGCGTGCGCAGCGGCTTGTCACCGGTGCGGGTACGCCGCGCGATCACCTGGTCGTTGCCGGCCGCGAGCAGCGGCAGCATCTGGGCGAGCAGTGCGGGCGGGTGCTGGAGGTCGGCGTCGAGGATCGCCACGGCGTCGCCCTTGGCCTGGCTGAGCCCGGCCAGCATCGCCGACTCCTTGCCGAAGTTGCGGCTCAGCGCGAGGTAGCGGAAGCGCTCGTCCTCGGCGTTGATCGCGCGCAGCCGCTCGAGGGTGCGGTCGCTGCTCCCGTCGTCCACGAGGAGCACCTCGAACGAGGCGGCGATCCCGGGCAGCACGTCCTGGAGGACGGCGACCATCGAGTCGACCACGGC encodes the following:
- a CDS encoding glycosyltransferase family 2 protein translates to MLSVVVPCYNEEAVVDSMVAVLQDVLPGIAASFEVLLVDDGSSDRTLERLRAINAEDERFRYLALSRNFGKESAMLAGLSQAKGDAVAILDADLQHPPALLAQMLPLLAAGNDQVIARRTRTGDKPLRTLFSKAYYRVFNRLIDVTLEDGAGDFRVLSRRAVRALLAVGEYNRFSKGLFSWIGFETAVVDYENVARAGGETKWSMRSLVNYGIDGVVSFNSRPLRLAIYFGAFISLVAFVYALWVLGDAIINGNQAPGYVTTICTVVGFGGVQMILLGVIGEYLGRIYLETKQRPHFLLKESSDGPDRTPVAVLLGQEHEQFINLNEDRA